One Nitrospiraceae bacterium genomic region harbors:
- a CDS encoding Gfo/Idh/MocA family oxidoreductase — MSIKVGVIGTGYLGQHHARIYSEIEGVKLTALIDIDKKRAEELASKYKSKAYSNYKDIIKSLDAVNIVTPTISHYEIALACLRLGKDVLVEKPITFDVAQADCLINEAEKNKCILQVGHIERYNPALIKASEIIKKPLYLESRRYSPFTGRGTDVDITLDLMIHDIDIILSLVPSPVKEIRANGQRLLTDKIDFANAWLEFENRTSAFASVSRVSTERQRMLTVFEKDSYTIVDYQNLEVKSYFNDNSKLSADALLLEKKEPLREELIDFLCCVTERKKPKVSGVEGRDALKIVLDITEKIKHKE; from the coding sequence GTGTCAATCAAAGTTGGTGTTATAGGAACAGGCTATCTTGGCCAGCATCATGCAAGAATATATTCAGAAATCGAAGGAGTAAAACTTACAGCCCTTATAGATATTGACAAGAAAAGGGCGGAAGAACTCGCATCAAAATACAAAAGCAAGGCTTATTCTAATTATAAAGATATAATAAAAAGCCTTGACGCTGTGAACATCGTTACTCCGACAATTTCACATTATGAAATTGCGCTTGCGTGCCTCAGGCTAGGCAAGGATGTCCTAGTGGAAAAACCTATAACATTTGATGTTGCTCAGGCTGACTGCCTTATTAATGAGGCTGAAAAAAATAAATGCATCTTGCAGGTAGGACATATTGAGAGATACAATCCTGCCTTGATAAAGGCATCTGAAATTATAAAGAAACCTCTGTATCTTGAATCAAGGCGTTATTCTCCTTTTACCGGCAGAGGGACAGATGTTGATATAACACTAGACCTGATGATACATGACATAGACATAATATTGAGTCTTGTGCCTTCCCCTGTAAAAGAAATAAGGGCAAACGGACAGCGCCTTCTTACTGATAAAATAGATTTTGCCAACGCATGGCTTGAATTCGAAAATAGAACTTCTGCATTTGCAAGTGTCAGCAGAGTATCTACCGAAAGACAGAGGATGCTTACTGTTTTTGAGAAGGATTCTTATACAATAGTTGACTACCAGAATCTTGAGGTCAAGTCTTATTTTAATGATAACAGCAAGTTGTCAGCTGATGCATTGCTCCTTGAGAAGAAAGAGCCTCTAAGAGAAGAGCTGATAGATTTCCTTTGCTGTGTAACAGAAAGAAAGAAACCAAAGGTTTCGGGTGTTGAAGGCAGAGATGCGCTGAAAATAGTTCTCGATATAACAGAAAAAATTAAACATAAAGAATAA
- a CDS encoding DegT/DnrJ/EryC1/StrS family aminotransferase, with the protein MVPMVDLKKEFNNIRKEIFDIITEILESTHYILGAKGSELESKIAEYHGVGSALGVASGTDALHLAIESLGIGDGDEVITTPFTFFATSEAIIYTGATPVFVDIDPETLNIDVKKIEEKITARTKAILPVHIFGHPAEMNEIMRIAKKHNLKVIEDCAQSFGASVNGRKTGSFGDAGCFSFYPSKNLGAYGDGGMVTLNDPSLADTIKMLRNHGSKAAYRHETIGFNSRLDEIQAGILLVKFKRIDEYNKQRRNCAELYTKLISNKVKCPTEKNGYYHVYHQYTIMSPKRDEIQLKLKNAGISSVVYYPIPLHLQEALDFLGHKEGDFPVTEKAAKEVLSLPMYPSLEESTIKEISKIIND; encoded by the coding sequence ATGGTTCCGATGGTCGATCTTAAAAAAGAATTCAACAATATCAGAAAAGAAATTTTTGATATTATCACAGAGATACTCGAAAGCACTCACTACATCCTTGGAGCAAAGGGCTCTGAGCTGGAAAGTAAGATCGCAGAATATCATGGCGTAGGCTCTGCTTTGGGAGTTGCATCAGGAACAGATGCGCTTCATCTTGCAATCGAGTCGCTGGGCATAGGCGACGGCGATGAGGTAATAACAACGCCATTCACTTTTTTTGCAACATCTGAAGCGATCATTTACACAGGCGCTACACCTGTATTTGTTGACATAGATCCCGAGACATTGAATATTGATGTTAAAAAGATAGAGGAAAAGATTACAGCAAGGACAAAGGCAATACTTCCCGTGCATATATTCGGCCATCCAGCTGAGATGAACGAGATAATGAGGATAGCAAAGAAACATAACTTGAAGGTAATCGAAGATTGTGCTCAGTCATTCGGAGCTTCTGTCAACGGCAGAAAAACAGGAAGCTTCGGGGATGCAGGTTGTTTCAGTTTTTATCCAAGCAAAAACCTTGGAGCATACGGAGACGGAGGAATGGTTACGCTTAACGATCCATCATTGGCTGATACAATCAAGATGCTCCGCAATCACGGCTCAAAAGCTGCATACAGGCATGAAACAATAGGCTTCAACAGCAGGCTGGATGAAATACAGGCAGGGATACTGCTTGTTAAATTCAAGAGAATTGACGAATACAATAAGCAAAGAAGAAATTGCGCAGAGCTTTATACGAAACTTATTTCCAATAAAGTAAAATGCCCGACAGAAAAGAACGGGTATTATCATGTATATCATCAGTACACAATCATGTCTCCAAAAAGAGATGAGATACAGCTGAAATTAAAAAATGCCGGCATATCATCAGTAGTCTATTATCCGATTCCACTGCACCTTCAGGAAGCGCTGGATTTCCTCGGACATAAGGAAGGTGATTTTCCTGTGACCGAAAAAGCAGCAAAGGAAGTTCTATCTCTGCCTATGTATCCTTCGCTTGAAGAATCAACAATAAAGGAAATTTCTAAAATAATTAATGATTAG
- the lpxB gene encoding lipid-A-disaccharide synthase → MKTIMIVTGESSGELYGSLLAKALKEKQPDIRIIGIGGDRMRQAGVEIIAGIASAFGISEVIAAYKKLKKTFDLAVKALSDLSPDLIVLIDYPDFNIRLAKIAKKKNIKILYYVSPQVWAWRKKRANTIADLSDRIAVILPFEEEIYTKLGAECEFVGHPAFEEIEPLASEIASSETAKENIKKTLGLKPDKPVVALLPGSRPHELKSLLPVMLDAAIAINAEYPDKYQLIMPLAPNIYTEEYDDYFCSLKNERVLINRENAIKSLAVSDAAVIASGTATLQSAFLETPLVVIYKLSRLSYFIGKLIVDIKYISIINIIPDKQVVKELLQKNVSAKNIMDELKKITMNGEYRKNMIAHFKELKRSFAGKKPSQRVADMIIEMTS, encoded by the coding sequence ATGAAGACTATAATGATCGTTACCGGCGAGAGCTCAGGAGAATTATACGGCTCTCTGCTCGCCAAGGCTTTAAAGGAAAAACAACCTGATATCCGCATAATAGGCATAGGCGGAGATAGAATGAGACAAGCCGGAGTTGAAATCATCGCCGGCATTGCAAGCGCATTCGGAATATCAGAGGTTATCGCGGCATATAAAAAATTGAAAAAGACATTCGATCTTGCTGTTAAGGCATTGTCTGATCTTTCTCCAGATTTAATTGTTCTTATAGACTATCCTGATTTCAATATCAGACTTGCCAAGATCGCTAAAAAGAAAAACATTAAGATTCTATATTATGTAAGCCCGCAGGTCTGGGCATGGCGGAAAAAAAGGGCAAATACCATAGCCGATCTCTCTGACAGAATTGCTGTTATTCTTCCTTTTGAGGAAGAGATATACACTAAACTAGGCGCTGAATGCGAATTCGTAGGACATCCTGCATTTGAGGAGATCGAGCCGTTGGCTTCTGAAATTGCATCTTCAGAAACTGCAAAGGAAAATATCAAAAAAACACTCGGGCTTAAACCAGACAAACCTGTTGTAGCGCTTCTCCCTGGAAGCAGACCTCATGAATTGAAATCACTGCTTCCTGTAATGCTTGATGCTGCAATTGCTATTAATGCTGAGTACCCAGATAAATATCAGCTAATAATGCCCTTGGCTCCAAATATTTATACAGAAGAATATGATGATTATTTCTGCAGTCTGAAAAATGAGAGAGTTCTGATTAACAGAGAAAATGCAATAAAGTCTCTTGCTGTTTCTGATGCTGCAGTTATTGCATCAGGAACTGCAACGCTTCAGTCTGCATTCCTGGAAACACCTCTGGTTGTTATATACAAGCTCTCTCGGTTAAGCTATTTCATAGGAAAACTCATAGTTGATATAAAATACATATCGATTATAAACATTATTCCTGACAAACAGGTTGTAAAGGAACTGCTTCAAAAAAATGTAAGTGCAAAAAATATTATGGACGAACTTAAAAAAATTACCATGAATGGGGAATACAGAAAAAATATGATTGCGCACTTCAAGGAATTAAAAAGATCATTTGCAGGCAAAAAACCTTCGCAGCGTGTTGCAGATATGATAATTGAGATGACATCGTGA